A single Candidatus Tanganyikabacteria bacterium DNA region contains:
- a CDS encoding N-acetylmuramoyl-L-alanine amidase, protein MLRRALLAALLASLAAGCQAARASDRGAAVETLPVPDCGGTAGKVVVLDPGHGGKEAGAEGPDGLLEKDANLAVALELARRLEAVGATVHLTRTTDRAVLDRSLGEDLRERPAIANRIGADLFLSIHHNARQGERETDLTATETYYRMDDLGASLEAATSIHRYLVRALEPPAEMLIPGNYSVIRNARTAAVLGEAAYITHPGVARKLRTPEGVAQEAEAYFYGICDYFQPGVPRVLSLEVDFKSDKLRPEVVAVLSGGGSPLDPQAISLEVDGAAERPVLRGDRVVWRAPGPLANGSHSVEVWVRNLAGRTSVPATASISINEPPAAITLSPAFDFAPSGGPAPVQISIVDVLGRPVADGTKIKLKASAGELAQDEIVTHGGHAAAYLIRIPKAGATLTASAGAISAAVKVPGASRPALMGLVTARGGQPVAGAQILVTSTTRSMASRTNREGLWWLQGNPGGLREIRVWAPGYREEILDARAAAFRWTELEPVAGLWVDQTVVLDPEGGDARRDAAAMRAQDASWRTARQLKAIFEAAGANVILTRRPDEGQPDVVRMRVANSSDAVLYVRIGHLVGAAPQSRAEHHPNNKLTGKLAGVISANLARALGVIDAGAVPNTSYPLLQTTTDAVVIYTGGIEQVPEHALEARCRLEADAIFRGLMPPEPNAAFIKVVAQQDRKPVANALVRLDGAWIGQTGPDGAWIFPGMPPGQHLLTIDDGKRIRHVRVMGVEAGESREVVVEMERPEIPDDLG, encoded by the coding sequence ATGCTGCGCCGAGCCCTGCTTGCGGCCCTCCTGGCGTCCCTGGCCGCAGGCTGCCAGGCGGCCCGCGCCTCCGACCGGGGGGCCGCGGTAGAGACGCTCCCGGTTCCGGACTGCGGGGGCACGGCGGGCAAGGTGGTGGTGCTCGATCCAGGCCATGGAGGCAAGGAAGCGGGCGCCGAGGGTCCCGACGGCCTGCTGGAAAAGGACGCCAACCTGGCGGTGGCGCTGGAGCTGGCGCGGCGCCTGGAGGCCGTCGGGGCGACGGTCCACCTCACGCGCACCACCGACCGCGCCGTCCTGGACCGGAGCCTCGGAGAGGATCTGCGCGAGCGGCCGGCCATCGCCAATCGCATCGGCGCCGACCTCTTCCTGTCCATTCACCACAACGCCCGGCAGGGAGAGCGCGAGACCGACCTCACCGCCACCGAGACCTACTACCGGATGGACGATCTGGGCGCCTCCCTCGAGGCGGCGACCAGCATCCACCGCTACCTCGTGCGCGCTCTGGAGCCGCCGGCCGAGATGCTCATCCCGGGCAACTACTCGGTCATCCGCAACGCCCGCACCGCGGCCGTGCTGGGCGAAGCCGCCTACATCACCCACCCCGGCGTGGCGCGCAAGCTCCGCACGCCCGAGGGCGTCGCTCAGGAAGCCGAGGCCTACTTCTACGGTATCTGCGACTATTTCCAGCCCGGGGTGCCCAGGGTGCTCTCGCTGGAGGTGGACTTCAAGAGCGACAAGCTGCGGCCGGAGGTCGTCGCCGTCCTGTCTGGCGGCGGGAGTCCCCTGGATCCGCAGGCGATCTCGCTCGAAGTCGATGGCGCGGCCGAACGGCCGGTGCTGCGGGGAGATCGCGTGGTCTGGCGGGCGCCCGGGCCCCTCGCCAACGGCAGCCACTCCGTGGAGGTGTGGGTGCGCAACCTCGCGGGTCGCACGTCGGTGCCCGCCACGGCGAGCATCAGCATCAACGAGCCGCCGGCCGCCATCACGCTCTCGCCGGCCTTCGACTTCGCCCCGAGCGGGGGGCCGGCTCCCGTGCAGATCAGCATCGTGGACGTCCTGGGCCGACCGGTGGCGGACGGCACCAAGATCAAGCTCAAGGCGAGCGCGGGTGAGCTGGCGCAAGACGAAATCGTCACGCACGGGGGGCATGCGGCGGCCTACCTCATCCGGATTCCGAAGGCCGGCGCCACGCTCACCGCCTCGGCCGGCGCGATTTCCGCGGCGGTCAAGGTGCCGGGCGCGAGCCGGCCGGCCCTGATGGGGCTGGTGACCGCGCGGGGCGGCCAGCCGGTCGCGGGGGCGCAGATCCTGGTCACGTCGACCACGCGCTCGATGGCGAGCCGGACCAATCGCGAGGGGCTCTGGTGGCTGCAGGGCAACCCCGGCGGCCTCCGGGAGATCCGGGTGTGGGCGCCGGGCTACCGCGAGGAGATACTCGACGCCCGCGCGGCGGCGTTCCGGTGGACCGAACTCGAGCCCGTGGCCGGCCTGTGGGTCGACCAGACCGTGGTGCTCGATCCCGAGGGCGGCGACGCGCGGCGCGACGCCGCGGCCATGCGGGCCCAGGACGCCAGCTGGCGCACCGCGCGGCAGCTCAAGGCGATCTTCGAGGCCGCCGGCGCCAATGTCATCCTCACCCGCCGGCCGGACGAGGGCCAGCCCGATGTGGTGCGGATGCGCGTCGCCAACAGCTCCGACGCGGTGCTCTACGTGCGCATCGGCCACCTGGTGGGCGCCGCGCCGCAGTCACGTGCCGAGCACCACCCCAACAACAAGCTCACCGGCAAGCTGGCGGGGGTGATCTCCGCAAACCTGGCCAGAGCGCTGGGCGTGATCGACGCCGGCGCCGTCCCCAACACCTCCTACCCCCTGCTGCAGACCACCACCGACGCCGTGGTGATCTACACCGGCGGCATCGAGCAGGTGCCCGAGCACGCGCTGGAGGCCCGCTGCCGCCTGGAGGCCGACGCCATCTTCCGGGGCCTGATGCCCCCCGAGCCCAACGCCGCCTTCATCAAGGTGGTCGCCCAGCAGGACCGCAAGCCGGTGGCCAACGCCCTGGTGCGCCTCGATGGCGCCTGGATCGGCCAGACCGGCCCCGACGGCGCCTGGATCTTCCCGGGCATGCCGCCCGGCCAGCACCTGCTGACCATCGACGACGGCAAACGCATCCGCCACGTCCGCGTCATGGGCGTCGAGGCCGGCGAGAGCCGGGAGGTGGTCGTGGAGATGGAACGCCCGGAGATCCCCGACGACCTGGGGTAG
- a CDS encoding tetratricopeptide repeat protein has protein sequence MDQTSGQDPARRCAACGAPLQAPIAMPGSDRRVVTVLFADVSGYTPLSASLDPERVTEILNAFFKVLTEPIYRCGGVVDKYMGDAIMALFGAPTAHEDDPERAVLAALEMQQAARAYAAQLARETGIDLALRVGINTGLVVAGAVGGGPKREYTVMGEAVNLAQRLETAAEPGTVLVGEATWSHTRERFEFEPLGPLTLKGIPAPVRAFRLVAVRAPARGELRDRTPLVGRQAELARLMVCLDNLRAGHPQVVALIGEAGMGKSRLAREIVHMARHRQAGRLLRVRCPSYGRDHAFRMVHALLADWLGLPRGAHPASIPEALADRARRCGVPDDRGVADLVGTLLGLEAPGRLGPELSRNAAFRALNDLLVADARRVPLIIGLDDLHWADDGSLEWLDSFVAAIGDAEGDLPVLILAQLRPGRRDLGADWAGKVDLTRIVLRPLQAEDQEALLAAALGLPADPGAWPAALQALARAVVARAEGNPLFLWELVKRLVDARALVRGRDGWEVAHALDQVDLPTSIKGVVAARLDALPADLRGAIQVASVIGRSFYPDLFAQVFPGDADAAVGALVAQDFFHRRESGEIAFNQAAIQEVAYDGLLLSARRDLHRRVAEALEDLPAPAAQELAYHYSRAECAGKAAYYLFRAGSLALRAFANDDARRAFQDALAFLSRDPGPPPVAARDVLAALAEVSLTLGHYAEARECAEEALEGAWRADDLPAVTDLYLLLARVLDRQGELRMGLGRLEEAAARLAARTPAAVPRLLAARSWLALRQGSYGEGLRLASQALEHLTDTLERAQAHNTLGSCYYRTSEWEKALSHYAEALALRTAAEDLLGIADALQNLGLVHYQRGDWPAAAEHYARGLTLYARLGDVARLLTLELNLGTLKLDLGRVPEATAHFERAHDLAARTGNAFMIEVAQVGLANAHASAGRHDEAIRLLRDGLAGLERLGAFEHQPEAHQILGRVLLEAGYSDEARRHVAKGLILADRAGDRLQKAILLRHQARVQVNEGDAAGAVATLEAALALVAELGVKLELGRTQVALAAVVGGDRARELLAQAEASFARLGANADLERVRALRDTGFGSRRDRRAR, from the coding sequence ATGGACCAGACGAGCGGCCAGGATCCCGCACGCCGGTGCGCCGCATGCGGAGCGCCGCTGCAGGCGCCGATCGCCATGCCCGGGTCCGACCGCCGCGTCGTGACGGTGCTCTTCGCCGACGTATCGGGCTACACGCCGCTCTCGGCTAGCCTGGATCCCGAGCGCGTCACCGAGATCCTCAACGCGTTCTTCAAGGTCCTCACCGAGCCTATCTACCGCTGCGGCGGCGTGGTCGACAAGTACATGGGCGACGCGATCATGGCGCTGTTCGGCGCGCCCACCGCCCACGAGGACGATCCCGAGCGCGCGGTCCTGGCGGCCCTGGAGATGCAACAGGCGGCACGGGCCTACGCGGCGCAACTGGCCCGCGAAACCGGCATCGACCTGGCGCTCCGCGTGGGCATCAACACGGGCCTGGTCGTCGCGGGCGCCGTGGGCGGCGGCCCCAAGCGGGAGTACACCGTCATGGGCGAGGCCGTGAACCTCGCGCAACGGCTGGAGACCGCGGCCGAACCGGGCACCGTGCTGGTCGGCGAGGCGACCTGGTCGCACACCCGGGAGCGCTTCGAGTTCGAGCCCCTGGGACCGCTCACCCTCAAGGGCATCCCGGCGCCGGTGCGGGCATTCCGGCTCGTGGCGGTACGGGCGCCGGCCCGCGGGGAGTTGCGCGACCGCACGCCCCTGGTGGGGCGCCAGGCCGAACTGGCGCGGCTCATGGTCTGCCTGGACAATCTGCGGGCGGGACACCCCCAGGTGGTCGCCCTCATCGGCGAGGCCGGCATGGGCAAGAGCCGCCTCGCCCGCGAAATCGTGCACATGGCCCGCCACCGGCAGGCCGGTCGACTGCTCCGCGTGCGCTGCCCGTCCTACGGGCGCGACCACGCGTTCCGGATGGTGCACGCCCTGCTCGCCGACTGGCTCGGCCTGCCCCGCGGCGCCCATCCGGCCAGCATCCCGGAGGCCCTGGCCGATCGCGCCCGCCGCTGCGGCGTGCCGGACGATCGCGGCGTGGCGGACCTGGTCGGCACGCTGCTGGGGCTGGAAGCGCCCGGGAGGCTCGGGCCCGAACTGAGCCGCAACGCGGCGTTCCGCGCCCTCAACGATCTGCTCGTGGCCGACGCCAGGCGGGTCCCGCTCATCATCGGGCTCGACGACCTGCACTGGGCCGACGACGGTTCGCTCGAGTGGCTCGATTCCTTCGTGGCAGCCATCGGCGACGCCGAAGGCGACCTGCCGGTATTGATCCTGGCGCAGCTACGCCCGGGCCGGCGTGATCTCGGGGCGGACTGGGCCGGCAAGGTGGACCTCACCCGCATCGTGCTGAGGCCGTTGCAGGCCGAGGATCAGGAAGCGTTGCTGGCCGCCGCGCTCGGGCTGCCAGCCGATCCGGGCGCCTGGCCCGCCGCGCTGCAGGCGCTTGCGCGGGCCGTCGTGGCGCGGGCCGAGGGCAATCCGCTCTTCTTGTGGGAACTGGTCAAGCGCCTGGTCGACGCCCGCGCGCTGGTGCGGGGGCGCGACGGCTGGGAGGTCGCGCACGCCCTCGACCAGGTGGATCTGCCCACGTCCATCAAGGGCGTCGTGGCGGCCCGCCTTGATGCCCTGCCCGCCGATCTGCGCGGCGCCATCCAGGTGGCGTCGGTCATCGGCCGCAGCTTCTACCCGGATCTCTTCGCCCAGGTCTTCCCGGGGGACGCCGACGCCGCGGTGGGAGCCCTGGTGGCGCAGGATTTCTTCCATCGCCGCGAGAGCGGGGAGATAGCGTTCAATCAGGCCGCCATCCAGGAGGTCGCCTACGACGGCCTCCTGCTGTCCGCCCGCCGCGATCTGCACCGCCGCGTGGCCGAGGCCCTGGAGGACCTGCCCGCCCCCGCCGCACAGGAACTGGCCTACCACTATTCCCGGGCCGAGTGTGCCGGCAAGGCGGCGTACTACCTCTTCCGGGCCGGCAGCCTGGCCTTGCGGGCGTTCGCCAACGACGACGCCCGGCGCGCGTTCCAGGACGCACTGGCGTTCTTGTCGCGCGATCCGGGCCCGCCACCGGTTGCCGCCCGCGACGTGCTGGCGGCCCTGGCCGAGGTGAGCCTCACGCTGGGCCACTACGCCGAAGCGCGGGAATGCGCGGAGGAGGCTCTCGAAGGCGCGTGGCGGGCCGACGACCTGCCGGCGGTGACCGACCTCTACCTGCTGCTGGCTCGCGTCCTGGATCGGCAGGGCGAGCTCCGGATGGGCCTGGGGCGCCTGGAGGAGGCCGCCGCGCGCCTGGCGGCGCGCACACCGGCCGCGGTGCCGCGCCTGCTGGCGGCCCGCAGCTGGCTCGCGCTGCGCCAGGGCAGCTACGGTGAGGGCCTGCGGCTCGCCAGCCAGGCGCTCGAGCACCTGACCGACACGCTCGAGCGGGCGCAGGCCCACAACACGCTGGGTAGCTGCTACTACCGCACCAGCGAATGGGAGAAGGCGCTCTCGCACTACGCCGAGGCGCTGGCGTTGCGGACCGCGGCCGAGGATCTCCTGGGCATCGCCGACGCCCTCCAGAACCTCGGCCTCGTGCACTACCAGCGTGGCGACTGGCCGGCGGCCGCCGAGCACTACGCCAGGGGGCTGACGCTCTACGCGCGCCTGGGCGACGTGGCGCGCCTGCTCACCCTGGAACTCAACCTGGGCACGCTGAAGCTGGACCTAGGCCGCGTCCCGGAGGCAACCGCCCACTTCGAAAGGGCGCATGACCTGGCCGCCCGGACCGGCAACGCGTTCATGATCGAGGTCGCGCAGGTGGGCCTGGCCAATGCCCACGCGAGCGCGGGGCGGCACGACGAAGCCATCCGCCTGCTGCGCGACGGCCTGGCCGGACTGGAACGGCTGGGCGCATTCGAGCATCAGCCCGAAGCCCACCAGATCCTGGGCCGGGTGCTGCTGGAGGCCGGGTACTCCGACGAGGCGCGGCGCCACGTCGCCAAGGGCCTGATCCTGGCCGATCGCGCCGGCGACCGGCTGCAGAAGGCTATCCTGCTGCGGCACCAGGCCCGGGTGCAGGTCAACGAGGGCGATGCCGCCGGGGCCGTGGCGACCCTGGAAGCGGCGCTGGCGCTGGTAGCCGAACTGGGCGTCAAGCTGGAGCTGGGCCGCACCCAGGTGGCGCTCGCCGCCGTGGTGGGCGGCGATCGGGCCCGCGAGCTGCTCGCCCAGGCCGAGGCCAGCTTCGCGCGGTTAGGCGCGAACGCCGACCTGGAGCGGGTTCGCGCCCTTCGCGATACAGGTTTCGGATCTCGGCGGGATCGCCGGGCCCGCTAG
- a CDS encoding DUF2079 domain-containing protein — protein sequence MRAVWWLAGLATVLLFAGAATRHALHWSNLWDLGIFDQALWLLSQGREPVVTTIGFHILGDHAAFILYPLALAYRVWPDVHWLFALQAGALALSSLPLAALARQQGLDPRWTTAVCAAGLLYPAVFNVAMYDFHPECFAVPALLWALWAGQAGRHGHLAAAVVIALSTKEVMGLTVAGLGAFLWLRGTRRAGAAVGVAGLAWFGAATLWIIPHFTGHLPGAVGRYDWLLRAPPLVIFERLFGLPTWIYLALLLLPVAVGLRWRAAAYALPALPLLLLNVLSAASEQRDLIHQYTVPIFPFLLAWLVASLALGPPRRLKPAWLLIWSCAAFLALAKWGFFVTLYRSELATRPAERLAVRAAAGEGGVLAPSHLGSHMAHRETIERIARDPAIDLAPYRYVIVNLRRPGWDSDVLTQELLLERLLADPTRVRLFGQDGVYAFARTQLARADANSLTRVEFSHGQAQREGPRHPERRAPHSGRGVGLVTREAYLARLAAHPGLLRADGGNR from the coding sequence ATGCGCGCTGTCTGGTGGCTCGCCGGCCTGGCGACGGTCCTGCTCTTCGCGGGGGCGGCGACCCGGCACGCCCTCCACTGGTCGAACCTGTGGGATCTCGGGATCTTCGACCAGGCGCTGTGGCTGCTGAGCCAGGGCCGGGAGCCCGTGGTGACTACCATCGGCTTTCACATCCTGGGCGACCACGCGGCTTTCATCCTCTACCCCCTGGCCCTCGCGTACCGGGTGTGGCCGGATGTCCACTGGCTGTTTGCCTTGCAGGCGGGCGCGCTGGCGCTCAGTTCCCTGCCCCTGGCGGCCCTGGCGCGGCAGCAGGGCCTCGACCCGCGCTGGACCACCGCGGTTTGCGCCGCCGGCCTGCTCTACCCCGCCGTCTTCAACGTCGCGATGTACGACTTCCACCCGGAGTGCTTCGCGGTGCCGGCCCTGCTCTGGGCGCTCTGGGCGGGCCAGGCCGGCCGCCACGGGCATCTGGCAGCCGCCGTCGTCATCGCGCTCTCGACCAAGGAGGTCATGGGCCTGACCGTGGCTGGCCTCGGGGCCTTCCTGTGGCTGCGCGGCACCCGCCGTGCCGGCGCCGCGGTGGGAGTGGCGGGTCTGGCCTGGTTCGGCGCGGCGACGCTCTGGATCATCCCGCATTTCACCGGGCACCTGCCGGGCGCTGTGGGCCGCTACGACTGGCTGCTGCGCGCCCCGCCCCTGGTGATTTTCGAGCGCCTCTTCGGCCTGCCGACCTGGATCTACCTGGCGCTGTTGCTCCTGCCGGTGGCAGTAGGCCTACGCTGGCGGGCCGCCGCGTACGCCTTGCCGGCCCTCCCCCTGCTGCTCCTGAACGTCCTGTCGGCCGCGTCCGAGCAACGCGACCTGATCCACCAGTACACGGTGCCCATCTTCCCCTTCCTCCTGGCCTGGCTGGTGGCCTCCCTGGCCCTGGGACCGCCCCGACGGCTCAAACCTGCCTGGCTCCTGATCTGGTCGTGCGCCGCATTCCTGGCGCTCGCCAAGTGGGGGTTCTTCGTCACGCTGTACCGCTCGGAACTCGCGACCCGGCCAGCCGAACGCCTAGCCGTGCGGGCCGCCGCGGGCGAGGGCGGCGTGCTCGCCCCGTCGCACCTGGGATCGCACATGGCGCATCGCGAGACGATCGAGCGCATCGCCCGCGATCCGGCCATCGACCTGGCCCCCTACCGGTACGTCATCGTAAACCTGCGACGCCCGGGCTGGGACAGCGACGTCCTCACGCAGGAACTGCTCCTGGAGCGCCTGCTGGCCGATCCCACGCGTGTACGGCTATTCGGCCAGGACGGCGTCTACGCGTTCGCCCGGACGCAGTTGGCCCGCGCAGACGCGAACTCCCTGACCAGGGTAGAATTCAGTCATGGACAGGCTCAACGCGAGGGTCCGCGTCATCCGGAGCGGCGAGCGCCCCATTCCGGACGAGGAGTGGGCCTGGTCACCCGAGAAGCGTATCTCGCTCGTCTGGCAGCTCACCCTGGACTGCTACGCGCTGATGGGGGAAACCGTTGA
- a CDS encoding nucleotidyltransferase, with translation MLAALSAEGAEYLLIGAHALAAHRQARATKDMDLLIDATPANARRVLAALRRFGAHLADLTETDLTTPEIVFQVGVEPNRIDFLTSIPAVDFRQAWERRIEVHMGEMTVPVIGREDLIRNKLATGRPQDLADVARLEGRENERLR, from the coding sequence ATGTTAGCCGCGTTATCCGCGGAGGGCGCTGAGTACCTGCTGATCGGGGCCCACGCCCTGGCCGCCCACCGCCAGGCCCGCGCGACCAAGGACATGGACCTCCTGATCGACGCGACGCCCGCGAACGCGCGGCGCGTGCTGGCCGCGCTCAGGCGCTTCGGCGCGCATCTCGCCGATCTGACCGAAACCGACCTCACGACCCCCGAGATCGTGTTCCAGGTGGGTGTCGAGCCCAACCGCATCGACTTCCTAACGTCCATTCCGGCCGTGGACTTCCGTCAAGCCTGGGAACGGCGCATCGAGGTCCATATGGGGGAGATGACCGTCCCGGTGATCGGTCGCGAAGATCTCATCCGCAACAAGCTGGCAACCGGGCGCCCCCAGGATCTCGCGGATGTCGCCCGCCTGGAGGGGCGAGAAAACGAGCGTCTCCGGTAG